In Miscanthus floridulus cultivar M001 chromosome 8, ASM1932011v1, whole genome shotgun sequence, the sequence CAAGCCCACAACATGTCAATTCCCACCAGTGATGCACACCTCTATACTATGTACAGTTGAAGTTAGTCCCAATGTCCGGTTAAGTAAGGCCGAAGAATTCCCGTGAGTACATACAAATATAATCACCTAACAGGTTCCAGTCAGAGGAGCCAGCATTACAAGTCAGTCTATGTGCTGCTCGTTCTGCTTGGGACTACCCGAACAAGAGTCCAGGAGATTAAATTCACGCACCAAAAACCACGAAGATTCATTTgacttggttgtgttgatcagATACTCTCGGAAGTATCCATCATGTGTTACAATGTAAATTACAGTCCTGTAAAGAATTGCATGGGTAATTTAGACATGTGCAGCAGTTAGTGTTTccacaacaaaaggagaaggaaaaaaaaactcaTGAACAGATGACGATTTGCGGTTCTTACTTCAACGCAGGAAATTTGGAAGAATTTTGGGAATTTTCAACACTGTGTACTGCCAGACAGCTGCAGTACAAAGGATAATGTTAGTAAAATCAATAATGAAGTTTGTACAGGGAGTGGCAAGAAGTAGCATCAATAATGAATGGACCTCTTGATGTCTGCAGTGACAACATGGTGAATAACATGATGATTAGCTGGATCCAAAGCATCAGTTACAGATCCAGGAATCACTGAACTGAGCAATGTATTTGCTTGTCTCCTGAGAAAAGTGGATGTGATCAAATCAAATCATGCCTGTGAAATAATGGCATGCAAATCATAGCTAGCATAAAGCAGGACATGAACCTTGCGTTCCTAGAAGCATCAAGGAAAAACATGTGCAAAGAGCCTGATGAACTTGTGGCAACAAGAACGTCAGGTAGATCAACAGATGGACTAAATGTCAGTGAATAGATCGTTGATGGGTATGTTCCTCGCCGAAAACTATGTGACTGTTGAAGGAAAAATGCAAAAAGATATAAGGTGAATTGTAGAGAGCTCAATGTCAAATTGATTCTGAAGGAGAAAGGTATAGTTTCACCTTGGTTGCTTGTGCCACAAGATGCACTCTAATCATAGTACCCTTTTCAGAAGCAGTTGCCAGGAACAAACCATTCAATGAAAAAACCATTGCAGCTAATGGAGCTTGATGAGCATCTATCTGTCAGCCAGTTACACAAAACAGTGAGAAAACTACACCACAACCCACGCTCCAACAATCAGCAATTAATTTCACACTCGAGGACTTCTTAATGAAGGAATTGGATGCGAGCATATAATTGGGACGCTGAGGATGTAAGCTTATAACTGGATGTTTCAATCACCCAAatcaaagagttttttttttcagaagaAAGTATGCAGCTCTCCTGCTGCTTTGAggataaaacaaaaaaagaaaacgaCCATCTATTGGCAAGATTAAACATTGAAAGGTGACTGAGATGTGTATTGCAAGTTTCGCATACCACGATAAGCATGAAAAAGAGTCAAATAAAGCTCCACTCATTTTGCTAGCTTTACCAATAAATAAGCTCAATGCTGCCACATCATTTGCATAGTCATTGCATTTTTTTCTATTGTTTGAAAGTAGAGCAAGGAATCTTAAATAATCATTGAACTCTCTAATAGGTTTTCAAAGTCATGTCAACCAAGGTACAAGTCTAGATTCTAGAGAATAAAATAGTTGTCTTTACCAAGCTGTATGTGAGAAAATCACAATAGGGAAGGATCTAAACCTGCTGGAGTCAATATAAGTATGACACAGGAAACAATAAATTACCTGGCATATTAATTCCGGTTTTGATGCTTTGTATACTAAAGCAGATCCTTTGGATGTGCTTGCAGGGAGAGCCAAATAACACTCTTCAGAATTAGGAGCAAATGCACATAAACCTAATTTAAAATGTAACAATATTATCAGCAAAACAACACAAGAGTGttttttttatattattattgttattattatttgcCATCTTGAAAGCAAGGGCTGTTAGCAGGAGGTATGACATGAATATTTGGTATACAAAGAGCAGGAGGATCCTTACCTTTTGTATTGGGCACGGTTTCAATTTCATCCAATATAGTAGTGCTATTTAGATCATAAACAAAAGTCCTATCCTGCAATACAACAACAAGCCTGCACATAATGTGATTACTACTTTATTCAAAAGAACACAGCAACTAGTATGCACAACAACACAATATTTGTGGATCCTGACTGGGACTTAATTGGCATGCATCAATTAATAACAGAACATAAAGTATGAACCACCACAGAAACTGATAATACATTGAAGTAGTAGCTAACCTCTTCCTACTTAATCGCACAGCCAAAATTGAAGTCTTAAAGTTCAGATCTCGCTTTGATGCTCCTGTTTTGGTATTGAACAAGCACAGACGACGAGGAGACATTGCAGGCTGCGAAAGAGGAAAGAATTTGAACTCACAAGTCACAATCAACAAGTTAACTCGACTAACCTATGAAAGTTCAACAAGTTAGGGGCAATCAATCAACAGAATGAGGTACCTGTTCACCAGTTCCAACAA encodes:
- the LOC136475076 gene encoding autophagy-related protein 18b-like; translation: MASSSSPSQIICVSFNQDNSMFSVGTKDGFKIFDARNGRLCYEKNLGGFNIVEMLFGTNLLAIVGTGEQPAMSPRRLCLFNTKTGASKRDLNFKTSILAVRLSRKRLVVVLQDRTFVYDLNSTTILDEIETVPNTKGLCAFAPNSEECYLALPASTSKGSALVYKASKPELICQIDAHQAPLAAMVFSLNGLFLATASEKGTMIRVHLVAQATKSHSFRRGTYPSTIYSLTFSPSVDLPDVLVATSSSGSLHMFFLDASRNARRQANTLLSSVIPGSVTDALDPANHHVIHHVVTADIKSCLAVHSVENSQNSSKFPALKTVIYIVTHDGYFREYLINTTKSNESSWFLVREFNLLDSCSGSPKQNEQHID